A part of Actinomycetota bacterium genomic DNA contains:
- the rimO gene encoding 30S ribosomal protein S12 methylthiotransferase RimO has translation MYFHLTTLGCPKNQVDSDYLASLLLRAGWKFQEDPSRADLVIVNTCSFIVPAVEESVEAVLELAEAREGGGLLMVAGCLVSRYGPETLARLLPEVDLFLSPAEYPRVLSILEGRHDPARERTGKVEARTSTKHTRPSPMAEAEERPGETAARAYSSTLHRGYVYVKVSEGCHRHCSYCAIPRIRGPLVSRPEGEIIEEVSFFLRRGAREIVLVGQDTTSYGRDREGKGRLPSLLKELSSLNGDFRIRVMYMHPDGVEEPLLEAMDHPRIYPYFDLPFQHVDPVVLRAMGRRGDLDSCRRLVKTIRREFPEAALRATFMVGFPGEDASSFQRLYRFVEESRFDWLGLFGYSQEEGTPAYPLGKGSSRQVKGDRLRKLSLLQEEIMRDRAQQAVGRDLRVLVEGESDEAPGYWEARSYREAPEVDGVVFIPHGGDLKAGEWCEVRITAAEGIDVIAVPRGRLEERERTIPLPADRDAKNTGRGFVPAGEGEQAPRGSR, from the coding sequence ATGTATTTTCACCTGACCACCCTGGGGTGCCCCAAGAACCAGGTGGATTCGGACTACCTGGCCAGCCTGCTCCTGAGGGCCGGATGGAAATTTCAGGAAGATCCATCCCGGGCGGACCTGGTCATCGTGAACACCTGCTCCTTCATCGTGCCCGCGGTGGAGGAGTCCGTGGAGGCGGTCCTGGAGCTGGCGGAGGCGCGCGAGGGAGGCGGCCTGCTGATGGTGGCGGGGTGCCTGGTGTCCCGCTACGGGCCGGAGACGCTGGCCCGGTTGTTGCCGGAGGTGGACCTTTTTCTTTCCCCGGCCGAATATCCTCGGGTTCTCTCCATCCTGGAAGGACGGCATGACCCGGCGCGGGAGCGAACCGGAAAGGTGGAAGCGCGCACCTCCACCAAGCACACCAGGCCCTCTCCGATGGCGGAGGCGGAGGAACGGCCCGGAGAAACTGCGGCGCGTGCCTACTCTTCCACCCTGCACAGGGGTTACGTGTACGTGAAGGTGAGCGAGGGATGCCACCGCCACTGTTCCTACTGCGCCATACCCCGCATACGGGGGCCCCTGGTCTCTCGCCCCGAGGGGGAGATAATCGAGGAAGTATCCTTCTTTCTCCGCCGGGGAGCGCGGGAGATAGTCCTGGTGGGGCAGGATACCACCTCCTACGGGAGGGATCGGGAAGGAAAGGGTCGCCTTCCCTCGCTCCTCAAGGAGCTCTCCTCGCTGAATGGTGATTTCCGCATCAGGGTCATGTACATGCACCCTGACGGCGTGGAAGAACCCCTCCTGGAAGCCATGGACCACCCCAGGATTTATCCCTACTTCGACCTGCCCTTCCAGCACGTGGACCCTGTGGTGCTGCGGGCCATGGGCAGAAGGGGTGACCTCGATTCCTGCCGCAGACTGGTGAAGACCATACGCCGGGAGTTCCCGGAGGCGGCTTTGAGGGCCACCTTCATGGTCGGCTTTCCCGGCGAGGATGCCTCTTCCTTCCAGCGGCTGTACCGTTTCGTGGAGGAATCTCGTTTTGACTGGCTGGGTCTTTTTGGCTATTCTCAGGAAGAAGGTACCCCGGCCTATCCCCTTGGAAAGGGTTCTTCGCGTCAGGTTAAAGGGGATCGCCTGCGGAAGCTTTCCCTGCTCCAGGAGGAGATAATGCGGGACAGGGCGCAGCAGGCGGTGGGGAGGGACCTTCGAGTGCTGGTGGAGGGGGAGAGCGACGAGGCGCCCGGTTACTGGGAGGCCCGCTCCTATCGAGAAGCGCCCGAGGTGGATGGAGTGGTCTTCATACCCCACGGTGGGGACCTGAAGGCCGGCGAGTGGTGCGAGGTCCGGATAACCGCCGCGGAGGGCATCGACGTCATCGCCGTCCCCAGGGGAAGACTCGAGGAACGGGAGAGGACGATACCCCTCCCGGCCGATAGGGATGCAAAGAACACCGGGAGGGGATTCGTCCCGGCCGGTGAAGGAGAGCAGGCCCCGCGGGGTTCTCGGTGA
- the pgsA gene encoding CDP-diacylglycerol--glycerol-3-phosphate 3-phosphatidyltransferase — protein MPIPVIAKWKEKVGVSGADEWNLPNALTLSRILISPLIVALLLKESRRRNRLAAAALGVAALTDFLDGFLARRQGNETRLGQFLDPLADKICISSVFVMLARRGRLAGWVPGVIIGREALITLFRVYAGSRGGSVPASVWGKLKTNSQLLALLAVIMEEQGKRPGALRDAAVAGAVALTVYSGLDYMLKARRYLPPAEGG, from the coding sequence TTGCCCATACCAGTTATTGCCAAGTGGAAGGAGAAGGTGGGGGTTTCCGGCGCGGATGAATGGAACCTGCCCAATGCCCTTACCCTGTCGCGTATCCTGATCTCCCCGCTGATCGTGGCCCTTCTCCTGAAGGAAAGCCGCCGCAGGAACCGCCTGGCGGCGGCGGCGCTGGGCGTGGCGGCCCTCACCGATTTCCTGGACGGTTTCCTGGCTCGGAGACAGGGTAACGAAACCAGGCTGGGGCAGTTCCTGGACCCCCTCGCGGACAAGATATGCATCTCCTCCGTTTTCGTCATGCTGGCTCGACGCGGCCGCCTCGCCGGCTGGGTCCCGGGGGTGATCATCGGCCGCGAGGCCCTGATCACCCTCTTCCGGGTGTACGCCGGAAGCCGGGGGGGCTCGGTGCCGGCGAGCGTATGGGGAAAACTGAAGACCAATTCACAGCTTCTGGCCCTTCTGGCGGTGATAATGGAGGAACAGGGGAAGAGGCCCGGAGCGCTGCGCGATGCCGCTGTGGCCGGGGCGGTGGCCCTCACCGTCTATTCCGGGCTGGATTACATGCTCAAGGCCAGGCGCTATCTGCCTCCTGCGGAAGGAGGGTGA
- a CDS encoding competence/damage-inducible protein A has protein sequence MKRCALLAVGDELLDGRITNTNSDFISSRLLPLGWKVVLRAEVGDDLETLSSTVAFALEACDLLVVTGGLGPTGDDLTREAVARSLGRELERDPEVEERLRSFFSTMGREMSPSNARQADRVRGAEWLHARLGTAPGQWIEESGRIIVLLPGVPREMRDMLDNDVIPRLRERYPGGEMAAAVLLVAARPESEVGELVGEVLGELEGLKVSYRALTGQVEVRLTAEDGSLVEEGMKRVREVLGDWVVAEGEESLEGNLGRELRERGLTLAVAESCTGGMIGERITRVSGSSDYFRGGVVAYSYQAKEELLGVDAVLLREKGAVNEEVAAAMARGVRERLGADLGLSVTGVAGPGQGGEREPVGTVALAIVDGKETSAFKYRLPGNREMVRTFAANIALALAYFRVRGVKVERLR, from the coding sequence GTGAAGAGGTGTGCCCTCCTGGCCGTGGGCGATGAGCTCCTCGACGGCAGGATCACCAATACCAACTCCGACTTCATATCCTCCCGTCTCCTGCCCCTGGGGTGGAAGGTAGTGCTGCGCGCGGAGGTGGGTGATGACCTGGAAACACTTTCCTCCACCGTGGCCTTCGCCCTGGAGGCCTGCGACCTCCTCGTGGTGACCGGAGGGCTGGGTCCCACCGGGGACGACCTGACGCGGGAGGCGGTGGCCCGGTCCCTGGGGCGGGAACTGGAGAGGGACCCCGAGGTGGAGGAGAGGCTGCGCTCCTTCTTCTCCACCATGGGTAGGGAGATGTCGCCCTCCAACGCCAGGCAGGCGGACCGGGTGCGGGGAGCGGAGTGGCTGCACGCCCGCCTGGGGACGGCGCCGGGGCAGTGGATAGAGGAATCCGGCAGGATCATCGTTTTGCTCCCCGGGGTTCCGCGGGAGATGCGGGACATGCTGGATAACGACGTGATTCCTCGCCTGAGGGAAAGGTATCCGGGAGGGGAGATGGCCGCCGCCGTTCTCCTGGTGGCCGCCCGCCCGGAGTCCGAGGTGGGGGAACTGGTGGGCGAGGTCCTCGGGGAACTGGAGGGCCTGAAAGTATCCTACCGGGCCCTGACCGGGCAGGTTGAGGTGCGCCTCACCGCGGAGGACGGGAGCCTGGTGGAGGAGGGGATGAAGAGGGTAAGGGAAGTGCTGGGCGACTGGGTGGTGGCGGAGGGCGAGGAGAGCCTGGAGGGAAACCTGGGACGTGAGCTGCGGGAGCGGGGACTGACCCTGGCGGTGGCCGAATCGTGTACCGGCGGGATGATCGGGGAGAGGATAACCCGGGTGTCGGGAAGCTCGGACTATTTCCGGGGCGGGGTGGTGGCCTACAGTTATCAAGCCAAGGAGGAACTTCTGGGCGTGGACGCCGTTTTGTTGCGCGAGAAGGGGGCCGTCAACGAGGAGGTGGCCGCGGCCATGGCCAGGGGAGTAAGGGAGAGGCTGGGCGCGGACCTGGGCCTCTCCGTGACCGGGGTGGCCGGCCCGGGCCAGGGAGGGGAGAGGGAACCGGTGGGCACGGTGGCCCTGGCCATCGTGGATGGGAAGGAGACCTCGGCCTTCAAGTACCGCCTTCCCGGGAACCGGGAGATGGTGCGCACCTTCGCCGCCAACATCGCCCTGGCCCTTGCCTATTTCCGGGTGCGGGGCGTGAAGGTGGAAAGGCTGCGTTGA
- the thpR gene encoding RNA 2',3'-cyclic phosphodiesterase, translated as MGKKAEEGERIRLFVALDLPEEVRERIVTAARKHAGLLPQARWVRKENLHLTLKFIGEYPGRKVEKLVTIVEGETAKKEPFTASLRGCGGFPSPGRARVIWVGMEKGEKEAAALAAELDAGLAKAGVKRETRPFRGHLTLARLRNPADCSSWLASLEEDLAGLEEMDFRVEDITLYRSILSAEGPTYVPLRRFELGR; from the coding sequence ATGGGAAAGAAGGCGGAGGAAGGCGAAAGGATACGGCTCTTCGTAGCCCTAGACCTTCCGGAGGAGGTGCGGGAGAGGATCGTGACGGCGGCGAGAAAGCACGCCGGGCTCCTTCCCCAGGCCCGCTGGGTGAGGAAGGAAAACCTGCACCTGACCTTGAAATTCATCGGAGAATATCCCGGGAGGAAGGTGGAGAAACTGGTGACCATCGTGGAGGGCGAGACGGCGAAAAAAGAGCCGTTCACGGCTTCCCTGAGGGGTTGCGGTGGTTTTCCCTCCCCCGGTAGGGCTCGCGTCATTTGGGTGGGGATGGAGAAGGGGGAAAAGGAGGCGGCCGCCCTGGCCGCCGAGCTAGACGCCGGCCTGGCGAAGGCGGGGGTGAAGAGGGAGACGCGCCCTTTCCGGGGCCACCTCACCCTGGCACGGCTAAGGAATCCCGCGGATTGCTCCTCCTGGCTGGCCTCTCTCGAGGAGGACCTCGCCGGGCTGGAGGAGATGGACTTCCGAGTGGAAGATATAACCCTCTATCGTAGCATACTCTCCGCGGAAGGCCCCACCTACGTGCCACTGAGGCGGTTCGAACTGGGGAGGTAG